The following are encoded together in the Anopheles nili chromosome 3, idAnoNiliSN_F5_01, whole genome shotgun sequence genome:
- the LOC128727007 gene encoding farnesol dehydrogenase-like produces the protein MDRWIGKVAVVTGASSGIGAAIVKDLAKAGMITIGLARRVERIVELKKDLPKEAAARLHAMKCDVSNESEIETTFKGITEKFGGVDVLVNNAGIMRSHNLLDLGHSADIRAVIDTNVTGLVLCSQWAYHSMVKRSVSGHIVHINSIAGHSVPNFPKISVYPGTKHAVTAITETMRQEMREAGTKIKVTSVSPGAVKTEIVEGVELPKDMTWLQPEDISEAVLYAIGTPPHVQVHEIIIKPIGEAF, from the exons ATGGATCGCTGGATTGGGAAGGTAGCCGTTGTGACCGGTGCCAGCTCCGGTATCGGAGCTGCGATCGTGAAGGATCTCGCCAAAGCGGGTATGATCACCATTGGGTTGGCACGGCGTGTCGAGCGTATTGTGGAGCTAAAAAAGGACCTACCAAAGGAGGCTGCGGCTCGGTTGCATGCGATGAAGTGCGATGTCTCTAACGAATCGGAGATCGAGACGACGTTTAAGGGAATTACGGAGAAGTTTGGTGGTGTAGATGTGCTGGTGAATAATGCCGGTATCATGAGGTCTCACAACCTGCTGGATCTTGGCCATTCGGCGGATATTCGTGCGGTGATAGACACGAACGTAACCGGGCTGGTGTTGTGCAGTCAGTGGGCTTATCACTCGATGGTGAAGCGCTCTGTTAGTGGCCATATCGTGCATATCAACAGCATTGCCGGACATTCGGTGCCAAATTTCCCGAAGATAAGTGTGTATCCTGGCACCAAGCATGCCGTAACGGCCATCACGGAGACGATGCGTCAGGAAATGAGGGAAGCCGGGACGAAGATCAAAGTGACG AGTGTTAGTCCAGGAGCGGTAAAAACGGAAATTGTAGAAGGAGTAGAGTTACCGAAAGATATGACATGGCTGCAACCGGAAGATATCTCGGAAGCTGTTCTGTACGCCATCGGTACGCCACCCCACGTGCAGGTGCAcgaaatcatcatcaaaccaaTCGGAGAGGCTTTTTAG
- the LOC128727855 gene encoding E3 ubiquitin-protein ligase RNF185-like, with product MASTTDIPPVVGTSPASAPLLEDLHEEEEEPTSTSSTTAGTATAADNGRPSTSYSFSRIGLSDASTASGSSYSSSTKRPTPESTDDGKQSSPGVEGTSGTSNTTTGGDEEEKKDDSMFECNICLDPPKDAVVSMCGHLFCWPCIHHWMNGYRNTCPVCKSSISKEKVIPLYGRGGSKEDPRTTAPPRPAGQRTEPEQPHGFQSFTGDGSFHMSFGIGAFPFGFFTSTLNFGDFRGANVTRENTRESEEDQFLSTVFLYVAIIFLAWLAMA from the coding sequence ATGGCATCAACGACAGATATTCCTCCGGTTGTGGGCACCTCACCGGCCTCGGCACCCCTGCTAGAGGATCTCcacgaggaagaagaagaacccACGTCCACCTCGTCCACGACGGCCGGAACTGCCACGGCGGCGGACAATGGCCGCCCTTCGACCTCGTACAGCTTCTCCCGGATTGGTTTGTCGGATGCATCCACAGCCAGCGGTAGCAGCTACAGCAGTTCCACTAAACGACCTACACCGGAATCGACCGACGACGGCAAGCAAAGCTCGCCCGGTGTTGAGGGCACATCCGGTACGTCCAACACAACCACGGGCGGTGATGAGgaggagaaaaaggacgactCCATGTTCGAGTGTAACATCTGTCTCGATCCACCGAAGGATGCGGTTGTGAGCATGTGTGGGCATTTGTTCTGTTGGCCGTGCATTCATCACTGGATGAATGGGTACCGTAACACCTGCCCGGTGTGTAAGTCCTCGATCAGCAAGGAGAAGGTTATTCCGCTGTATGGGCGCGGTGGTAGCAAGGAAGATCCACGGACAACGGCTCCACCACGGCCGGCCGGACAGCGGACGGAACCGGAACAACCGCACGGCTTCCAGAGCTTCACCGGTGATGGGAGCTTCCACATGTCGTTCGGTATCGGTGCGtttccgttcggttttttCACCTCGACGCTCAATTTTGGGGACTTCCGCGGTGCGAACGTGACGCGGGAGAACACGCGCGAATCCGAGGAGGACCAGTTCTTGTCGACGGTGTTCCTGTACGTTGCGATCATCTTTTTGGCCTGGCTGGCTATGGCTTAG
- the LOC128724813 gene encoding uncharacterized protein LOC128724813, with protein sequence MEHITLNPSAVFPNSCYYDEAKNIRFDPPVYEQRYCAVLRLLELDFWKESFKKIVEFGCAEMKFFRLLRSLPAAETILEVDIDDDILQKCRHLVRPLLADYLAPSTKSLSVEVWRGNIAEPHECLLDTDVVIGIEIIEHLHQPVLEKVPENVFGYIKPKVAMFSTPNVEYNVLFDGLLENGFRHDDHKFEWTRAQFEEWASSICKRYPNYSVKFFGIGPPPPGRESIGFVSQLAVFVHQDFLHSLPEPAVTEAEAGQETSQSEQPEDTATPHTDVNPRSQLMFDEEIGEVVFMEPPQNSAEVNGSDDAVPPPMVEDCLHGADDVSNDGRWREYEDVNDELDQELSDDDDDEDAFGGLVIPEAEMRDMRTRNDSGNFEGDDLPPLGEEYWMITCEVYPVAPLDERSRDERIKHAAEYQLRRLRNFGDDFLAPEQDRFIIPLQVVLDCMVSDPASIEELRACLRNAGYQIDDEDVLTLPVEEESSDEDRVDDDAEYDVDEHVQWDSDEEPPPGMVVEGMALQDYDETWD encoded by the exons ATGGAACACATAACCTTGAATCCCTCGGCAGTCTTTCCTAACAGTTGCTACTacgatgaagcaaaaaacataCGTTTCGATCCGCCTGTTTATGAACAACGATATTGCGCTGTATTGCGGCTGTTGGAGCTCGATTTCTGGAAAGAATCTTTCAAAAAG ATTGTAGAGTTTGGATGTGCTGAGATGAAGTTCTTTCGATTGTTACGCTCACTGCCGGCAGCTGAAACGATATTAGAG GTTGACATTGATGACGACATTTTGCAGAAATGCCGACATTTGGTGCGACCGTTACTCGCCGATTATTTGGCCCCTAGCACCAAATCGCTCTCGGTGGAAGTATGGCGTGGAAATATTGCCGAACCCCACGAGTGCCTGCTGGATACGGACGTTGTGATAGGAATCGAAAT CATAGAACATTTGCATCAGCCAGTGCTGGAAAAGGTACCGGAAAACGTGTTTGGCTACATTAAACCGAAGGTAGCGATGTTCTCCACCCCGAACGTCGAGTACAACGTGCTGTTCGATGGTTTACTAGAGAACGGGTTTCGCCACGATGATCACAAATTCGAGTGGACACGGGCGCAATTTGAAGAGTGGGCCAGTTCGATCTGCAAACGATACCCCAACTACAGCGTAAAGTTTTTTGGTATCGGTCCCCCACCACCCGGGCGCGAGTCAATTGGATTTGTGAGTCAACTGGCGGTATTCGTACATCAGGACTTTCTCCACAGTCTGCCCGAGCCGGCTGTAACGGAGGCGGAGGCCGGGCAAGAAACGAGCCAAAGTGAACAACCCGAAGATACGGCCACGCCGCATACTGATGTCAATCCACGTTCCCAGCTAATGTTTGATGAGGAAATAGGCGAAGTTGTTTTCATGGAACCGCCACAGAACAGCGCCGAAGTAAATGGTTCCGATGATGCCGTTCCTCCGCCTATGGTAGAGGATTGTTTGCATGGAGCAGACGATGTCTCTAATGATGGCCGCTGGAGAGAATACGAGGATGTGAACGACGAACTCGATCAAGAGTTAagtgacgatgacgacgacgaggatgcCTTTGGAGGACTCGTTATTCCTGAAGCAGAAATGCGAGATATGCGCACACGAAACGACAGCGGCAATTTCGAAGGGGACGACCTGCCGCCACTCGGCGAAGAATACTGGATGATAACGTGCGAGGTATACCCAGTAGCACCTTTGGATGAACGGTCGCGCGACGAGCGAATCAAGCACGCGGCCGAGTACCAGCTGCGACGGTTACGGAATTTTGGGGACGACTTTCTGGCACCGGAGCAGGATCGGTTCATCATTCCACTGCAGGTCGTGCTAGACTGCATGGTGTCGGATCCAGCCAGTATCGAGGAGTTGCGAGCATGTTTGAGGAACGCGGGATATCAGATCGATGACGAAGACGTGCTGACGCTACCGGTGGAAGAGGAATCCTCGGACGAAGATCGCGTGGACGATGATGCGGAATATGACGTAGACGAGCACGTACAATGGGACAGCGACGAGGAGCCACCACCGGGCATGGTCGTGGAAGGAATGGCTTTGCAAGACTACGATGAAACATGGGATTGA
- the LOC128727294 gene encoding farnesol dehydrogenase-like: MERWNGKVAVVTGAGSGIGAATAKDLARAGMITVGLDLRPVQAIEDLKKDLPKEAASRLHAILCDVTKESEVEATFKGITEKFGGVDVLVNNAGIVRMHNLLDLGHSADIRAVIDTNIKGLVLCSQWAYHSMVERSVSGHIVHINSIAGHSVINFPKLNIYFATKHAVTAITETMRQEMREAGTKIKVTSVSPGVVQTEIADVLQLPKEAPLLNPEDISGAVLYAIGTPPHVQVHEITIKPLGEVF, from the exons ATGGAACGGTGGAATGGTAAGGTGGCCGTCGTAACTGGTGCTGGTTCCGGGATCGGAGCAGCAACTGCCAAAGATCTGGCTAGGGCGGGCATGATTACTGTCGGATTAGACCTACGACCTGTCCAGGCCATCGAGGATCTAAAGAAGGACCTACCAAAGGAGGCGGCGTCTCGGCTGCACGCGATCTTGTGCGATGTCACCAAGGAGTCTGAGGTCGAGGCGACGTTTAAGGGAATAACGGAGAAGTTTGGAGGTGTTGACGTGCTGGTGAATAATGCTGGTATCGTACGAATGCATAACCTGTTGGATCTTGGCCATTCGGCGGATATCCGTGCGGTGATAGACACGAATATTAAAGGGTTGGTGTTGTGCAGTCAGTGGGCTTACCATTCGATGGTGGAGCGTTCCGTCAGTGGCCACATCGTGCACATCAACAGCATTGCCGGACATTCGGTGATAAATTTCCCCAAGCTCAACATTTACTTTGCAACGAAGCACGCCGTAACGGCCATCACGGAAACGATGCGTCAGGAGATGAGGGAAGCCGGGACGAAGATCAAAGTGACG AGCGTTAGTCCCGGTGTGGTGCAGACCGAAATTGCGGACGTACTACAGTTGCCAAAGGAAGCGCCATTACTGAATCCGGAGGACATCTCGGGAGCTGTCCTGTACGCCATCGGTACGCCTCCACACGTGCAGGTGCATGAAATCACCATTAAACCGCTTGGAGAGGTGTTTTAA
- the LOC128724812 gene encoding WD repeat-containing protein 26 homolog yields MLNDNGGIIGAGGGRNGAAPGGGGGGGGGPPLPPPSSAGSPMDATNCDLNGHNVANSNNNNSSATGGSNTSSTSSNTTTTSSSSSNNTGNNNNNNATVSNNSSSSNNSTENDGGTNNGLTTNGDSGGGGRPSPAHRIVKLNRTDLDIVRLIGQHLKDIGLERSAEMLMQESGCCLEHPAATKFRVHVLSGDWNKADHDLQELQSMVDIKTDRASMSEMKFLLLEQKYLEYLEEGRPIDALHVLRNELTPLQHKTPRVHQLSSYMMCTNNQELYARAGWEGKGPKSRTRLMDRLQSYLPATVMLPPRRLRSLLVQAVELQNERCQCHDMTWSTSIENVSLLVDHNCSADGFPLQALQVLNDHSDEVWFCKFSPDGLRLATGSKDNSVIVWEVDPVKLLLRNKRLFEGHTYGVSYIAWSPDSKYFIACGPDDCPDLWIWDVEHEKLMTKFSHSTDDSLTCAAFNRDGTRFVTGGTRGQFYMVDLDGILHDNWEGVRVNGLAFLSDNKTVLAADTHYRIRGYSFDNPRTDYGIVQEQCPIMTFSVNSADRLALLNISSQGLHLWDLQDKCLVRRFQGVTQGNYTIYSCFGGVNESFVASGSEDNKVYIWHIRREEPLATLIGHTRTVNCVSWNPVYPSLLASASDDGTVRIWGPQQPHTQWNPNGLAGTGLLPNQHANQQQHPQVHANGTAAGADSASISSTGSATSSTSSTASSSSGGGGSGQPPNVGGSGSGGGGGAGGGAAGGGGGAAGGGGGGGSIEVLSTSSWNIT; encoded by the coding sequence ATGCTGAACGATAACGGCGGAATCATCGGTGCGGGAGGCGGACGTAATGGGGCCGCACcgggtggaggaggaggaggaggaggaggaccaccactgccaccaccaTCCTCGGCTGGGTCACCGATGGACGCGACCAACTGTGATCTAAACGGTCACAATGTggccaacagcaacaacaacaacagtagtgccaccggtggcagcaataccagcagcacgagcagcaacaccaccaccaccagcagcagtagcagcaacaacaccggcaacaacaacaacaacaacgccacCGTTAGCAataatagcagcagcagcaacaacagcaccgaAAATGACGGTGGAACAAACAACGGACTGACCACGAACGGAGattcgggtggtggtggacgcCCTTCACCAGCACACCGGATCGTGAAGCTAAACCGCACGGATCTGGACATTGTGCGGTTGATTGGTCAACACCTAAAGGACATCGGGTTGGAGCGTAGCGCCGAAATGTTGATGCAAGAATCGGGCTGCTGTCTGGAACATCCGGCCGCAACGAAATTCCGTGTGCACGTCCTGTCCGGCGATTGGAACAAAGCGGACCACGACCTGCAGGAGCTGCAATCGATGGTCGACATCAAAACGGACCGGGCGAGCATGAGCGAGATGAAGTTCCTGCTGTTGGAGCAAAAGTACCTCGAGTATCTCGAGGAAGGCCGTCCGATCGATGCGCTGCACGTGTTGCGGAACGAACTGACCCCGTTGCAGCACAAAACACCCCGTGTCCACCAGCTGTCCTCGTATATGATGTGCACGAACAACCAGGAGCTGTACGCACGTGCcggttgggagggaaaaggaCCGAAATCGCGCACCCGGTTGATGGATCGGTTGCAGTCGTACCTTCCGGCGACGGTGATGTTGCCACCACGCCGTCTCCGATCGCTGCTGGTGCAGGCGGTCGAGTTGCAGAACGAACGGTGCCAGTGTCACGATATGACGTGGAGCACGAGCATCGAGAACGTGTCGCTGTTGGTTGATCACAACTGCAGCGCGGATGGGTTCCCGCTGCAGGCGCTGCAGGTCCTGAACGATCACTCCGATGAGGTGTGGTTCTGTAAGTTCTCACCCGATGGGTTGCGGCTTGCGACCGGTTCGAAGGATAACAGCGTGATCGTGTGGGAAGTTGATCCGGTGAAGCTGTTGCTGCGTAACAAGCGCTTGTTCGAGGGCCACACGTACGGTGTGTCGTACATTGCGTGGAGCCCGGATTCGAAGTACTTTATCGCGTGCGGACCGGACGATTGTCCCGATCTGTGGATTTGGGACGTCGAGCATGAGAAGCTGATGACGAAGTTTTCGCACTCGACCGACGATAGTCTGACGTGTGCGGCGTTTAACCGCGATGGGACACGCTTCGTGACCGGTGGCACACGGGGCCAGTTTTATATGGTCGATTTGGACGGGATCCTGCACGACAACTGGGAGGGCGTGCGAGTGAACGGACTGGCGTTCCTGTCCGACAACAAGACGGTGCTGGCGGCGGACACACACTACCGGATACGGGGGTACAGCTTCGACAACCCGCGCACGGATTACGGCATCGTGCAGGAACAGTGCCCGATCATGACGTTCTCGGTGAATTCGGCCGATCGGCTGGCGCTGCTCAACATCTCCTCGCAGGGGCTGCACCTGTGGGATCTGCAGGATAAGTGCCTGGTGCGGCGGTTCCAGGGTGTCACGCAGGGTAACTACACGATCTACTCGTGCTTCGGTGGCGTCAACGAGAGCTTCGTCGCGAGCGGAAGTGAGGACAACAAGGTGTACATCTGGCACATCCGGCGGGAGGAACCACTGGCGACGTTGATTGGCCACACGCGCACGGTTAATTGTGTGAGCTGGAATCCGGTGTATCCGTCGCTGCTCGCGTCCGCTTCGGATGATGGTACGGTGCGGATCTGGGGACCACAGCAACCGCACACACAGTGGAACCCGAATGGGCTGGCTGGTACGGGGTTGTTGCCGAATCAGCACGCgaatcagcagcaacatccgCAGGTGCACGCCAATGGGACTGCCGCCGGTGCCGATAGTGCCTCGATCAGCTCGACCGGATCTGCCACCTCGTCGACGTCCTCGACTGCGTCCTCATCgtccggtgggggtggttccGGCCAGCCACCCAATGTTGGGGGCAGTGGcagtggaggaggaggaggtgccGGAGGTGGAGcggcgggtggtggtggaggtgccgcaggaggaggaggaggaggtggcaGTATCGAAGTGCTATCAACCTCGTCATGGAATATCACATAA